The following proteins are encoded in a genomic region of Liolophura sinensis isolate JHLJ2023 chromosome 5, CUHK_Ljap_v2, whole genome shotgun sequence:
- the LOC135465835 gene encoding forkhead box protein F1-B-like produces MMDTIGSCKVEKPFVDQIDRLSQPYTCGGREGIVEKEAQEDTCLPSTTTSTTETDGAKSGKKAGAGIRRQEKPPYSYIALIAMAIQATPRKMCTLNEIYQFLQTRFPFFRGTYQGWKNSVRHNLSLNECFIKLPKGFGRPGKGHYWTIDPAAEFMFEEGSFRRRPRGFRRKCQALRPFGMMNGMGMTGASSMLGTHYDILHSQNNAMNTMNMACAVNTSQSFDTSAMLSPVTMGSALQHSPNLMQVPSQQHASGSQLSCSFGTRYPSSCSMASMNNDFSHLASYPALPVSVYERDHIQNSWQGQRHLAAGTGLGSVTGEQCHYTPSLPNKTEPVDLASAGLRSVADSVQAPPGTYEGKAYIHYGAEGMNGPVWHTNYSPQYSRNG; encoded by the exons ATGATGGACACTATCGGATCTTGCAAGGTGGAGAAGCCGTTCGTGGATCAGATAGACAGGCTGTCCCAGCCGTACACATGCGGAGGACGTGAAGGCATCGTGGAGAAGGAGGCCCAGGAGGACACCTGTCTACCTTCCACGACTACCAGCACCACAGAGACGGACGGGGCGAAGAGTGGGAAGAAGGCCGGGGCGGGCATCAGGCGACAAGAGAAACCCCCCTACTCTTACATCGCACTCATCGCCATGGCGATACAAGCGACGCCGAGGAAAATGTGCACTCTGAATGAAATATACCAGTTTTTACAAACACGGTTTCCTTTCTTCAGAGGAACATATCAAGGTTGGAAAAACTCGGTGCGTCACAACTTGTCCCTGAACGAGTGCTTCATCAAGCTACCCAAGGGATTCGGCCGGCCAGGTAAGGGCCACTACTGGACCATCGACCCCGCCGCTGAGTTTATGTTCGAGGAGGGCTCCTTCCGAAGACGACCACGGGGATTCCGGAGAAAGTGCCAAGCTCTGCGACCCTTCGGGATGATGAACGGCATGGGCATGACAGGAGCCTCGTCCATGCTCGGTACGCACTATGATATTCTTCACTCCCAAAACAATGCGATGAACACGATGAACATGGCTTGCGCGGTCAACACGTCGCAGTCCTTCGACACATCGGCCATGCTGTCGCCTGTCACGATGGGCTCTGCTCTTCAGCACTCGCCCAACCTGATGCAGGTGCCGTCACAGCAGCACGCCTCAGGCTCTCAACTCAGTTGTAGCTTTGGCACAAGGTACCCGTCCAGCTGTTCCATGGCTTCCATGAACAATGACTTTTCGCACCTGGCCTCGTACCCTGCTTTACCTGTAAGTGTGTATGAGCGTGACCACATACAGAACTCTTGGCAGGGACAGCGACACCTGGCGGCAGGGACGGGTCTCGGTTCAGTGACCGGCGAGCAGTGTCATTACACACCGTCACTACCCAACAAAACAGAACCCGTGGATCTAGCTTCAGCAG GTTTACGTTCGGTGGCGGACTCTGTCCAGGCACCCCCGGGGACCTATGAGGGTAAAGCGTACATCCACTACGGTGCAGAGGGGATGAATGGGCCAGTCTGGCACACCAACTACTCGCCACAGTATTCCCGGAACGGATGA